Proteins found in one Balaenoptera acutorostrata chromosome 17, mBalAcu1.1, whole genome shotgun sequence genomic segment:
- the LOC103000875 gene encoding NF-kappa-B inhibitor-interacting Ras-like protein 1 has product MGKSCKVVVCGLLSVGKTAILEQLLYGNHAIGMEDCATMEDVYMAAVETDRGVKEQLHLYDTRGLQEGVELPKHYFSFADGFVLVYSVNNLESFQRVELLKEEIDKFKDKKEVAIVVLGNKTDLSEQRQVDAEVAQRWARSEKVHLWEVTVTDRKTLIEPFTLLARKLSQPQSKASFPLPGRRSKGNSSSEN; this is encoded by the coding sequence ATGGGAAAGAGCTGTAAGGTTGTGGTTTGTGGCTTGTTATCTGTGGGGAAAACGGCAATTTTGGAGCAGCTCCTTTATGGGAATCATGCTATTGGAATGGAGGACTGTGCAACAATGGAAGATGTGTATATGGCAGCAGTGGAAACAGATCGGGGAGTCAAGGAACAGTTACATCTTTACGACACCAGAGGCCTACAGGAAGGCGTGGAGCTGCCAaagcattatttttcatttgctgaTGGCTTTGTTCTTGTGTACAGTGTGAATAACCTTGAATCCTTTCAAAGAGTGGAGCTTCTGAAGGAAGAAATTGATAAGTTCAAAGACAAAAAAGAGGTGGCCATTGTCGTGTTAGGAAACAAAACTGACCTTTCTGAGCAGAGACAAGTGGACGCCGAAGTGGCACAGCGGTGGGCCAGGAGCGAGAAGGTGCATCTGTGGGAGGTGACGGTCACAGACCGCAAGACCCTGATCGAGCCCTTCACCCTGCTAGCCCGCAAACTCTCCCAGCCCCAGAGCAAAGCgagcttccctctgcctgggaggaGAAGCAAAGGCAACTCCAGCTCTGAGAACTAA